Proteins encoded together in one Anaerotignum propionicum DSM 1682 window:
- a CDS encoding Rqc2 family fibronectin-binding protein — MALDGITAAAIVHELKTNLIGGRIDKIHQPAADEIRFSVRGTGVVHKILASANSSNPRIHFTETTRENPMTAPLFCMVLRKHIAGGKIIDICQPNFERIILLKIESANEMGDMTVKNLILEIMGKHSNLILTDENGRILDSIKRVSHEKSSVREVLPGKDYVLPPSQNKKNPLFAEQGDFLFSLALQAGQKLQDFIYKTYTGISPIMAGEICFRAALEPSDACQQITPDKGEALFYAFQAVMEDAKLANFTPKLYYHPNSNRVLDFGVIEMTEFKAFQQKIFLSISALLESFYQERDHASHIKQKAHDMRRLVSSNIERCVKKKEIQLKTRKDVADMESWRKKGELLTANIYAVPQGATTFRTTDFYDEAMGDIEISLDPTKTPAENAQKYFSRYNKAKRTLAALEIQEKQNDEELVYLESVLNALDNASDEADLGEIRTELAESGFVRRQAPKKGAPKAKKAKPLHFISSDGYEIYVGKSNLQNDELTLRFADSMDIWLHTKEIPGSHVIIRSNGTGTASDTALEEASNLAAFFSKAKNSSMVPVDYTQRKNVKKPNGAKPGMVIYLTNRTIYVTPDEEKVKSMQSNA, encoded by the coding sequence ATGGCTTTAGACGGTATCACCGCAGCAGCTATCGTACACGAACTGAAAACAAACCTCATCGGCGGCAGAATCGACAAAATTCATCAACCTGCGGCGGATGAAATACGTTTTTCAGTAAGAGGTACAGGCGTTGTCCATAAAATATTAGCTTCTGCAAATTCCAGTAATCCAAGAATTCATTTTACCGAAACAACAAGGGAAAACCCTATGACGGCGCCTCTGTTCTGCATGGTTTTGCGTAAGCACATTGCAGGGGGCAAAATTATAGATATTTGTCAGCCCAACTTTGAACGTATCATTCTATTGAAAATTGAATCCGCAAATGAAATGGGCGATATGACGGTAAAAAACCTGATTTTAGAAATTATGGGAAAGCATAGCAATCTTATTTTGACCGACGAAAACGGACGAATCTTAGATTCTATTAAGCGAGTTTCCCATGAGAAAAGCTCTGTAAGAGAGGTATTGCCCGGGAAAGATTATGTTTTACCGCCTTCACAAAACAAAAAAAATCCTCTTTTTGCAGAGCAAGGTGACTTTTTGTTCTCCCTCGCTCTACAAGCTGGACAAAAACTGCAAGATTTTATATATAAAACCTACACAGGAATCAGTCCCATTATGGCGGGAGAGATTTGCTTTCGTGCCGCTTTAGAGCCCTCTGATGCCTGCCAACAGATAACCCCTGACAAAGGTGAAGCATTATTCTATGCCTTTCAAGCTGTTATGGAAGATGCCAAGCTAGCAAACTTTACACCAAAACTGTATTACCATCCAAATTCCAATCGGGTTTTGGATTTCGGTGTAATTGAAATGACAGAATTTAAAGCCTTCCAGCAAAAAATTTTTCTTTCAATATCAGCACTTTTAGAAAGCTTTTATCAAGAACGAGATCATGCCTCCCATATCAAGCAAAAAGCCCACGATATGCGTCGGCTGGTTAGCTCAAACATTGAACGTTGTGTAAAGAAAAAGGAAATACAGTTGAAAACCCGCAAAGACGTGGCAGATATGGAAAGCTGGCGCAAAAAAGGCGAGCTCCTAACCGCTAATATTTATGCCGTGCCTCAAGGGGCTACTACCTTCCGAACCACAGATTTTTACGACGAGGCTATGGGTGATATTGAGATTTCCTTAGACCCCACTAAAACCCCTGCGGAAAATGCGCAAAAATATTTCTCCCGCTACAATAAAGCAAAAAGGACTCTTGCTGCATTAGAAATACAAGAAAAGCAAAATGATGAAGAACTTGTTTATTTAGAAAGTGTACTAAATGCACTGGATAACGCCTCTGATGAAGCAGATTTGGGAGAAATCAGAACTGAATTGGCGGAAAGCGGTTTTGTGCGCCGCCAAGCACCAAAAAAAGGTGCCCCTAAGGCAAAAAAAGCAAAACCTCTACATTTTATCTCCTCAGATGGCTATGAAATATATGTAGGTAAGAGCAATCTGCAAAATGATGAACTCACTCTGCGCTTTGCCGACAGCATGGATATCTGGCTGCATACCAAAGAAATTCCAGGTTCCCATGTCATCATTCGCTCTAACGGTACAGGCACCGCCAGTGACACAGCATTGGAAGAAGCTTCAAATTTAGCCGCCTTCTTTAGCAAAGCCAAAAACAGCAGTATGGTTCCTGTTGATTATACTCAACGAAAAAATGTGAAAAAGCCTAACGGAGCGAAACCGGGTATGGTCATTTACTTGACCAACCGTACCATTTACGTAACCCCTGATGAAGAAAAGGTGAAATCTATGCAGTCTAATGCCTGA
- a CDS encoding MATE family efflux transporter, protein MQNELAKDFNLSSLLRFTLPTITMLVFVATYTIVDGIFVSRYVGTEALSATNIVFPLINILMGVGIMLGTGGSAVIGRTLGEGRIDDARSNFTLIVTFSAILGLILSSIAFIFISPLCRFLGADDVLLPYCIDYGKILMSLYFVAVIQVLFQTLFVTAGKPHLGLWLNVTSGLSNIFFDYLFIVVFDWGIAGAAWGTATSFLIGGLFPLWYFAKPRAILYFVKPKWDGKTILSSVLNGSSEMVTSGAMAVTTFLFNLTMMKTLGQDGVAAITIILYAQFLFSAAYMGFSNGAAPIFSYIYGNRNILRMKKMFKLCIQIILMSSVLISVFSFFMATPTISIFTPKNTDTYKIALHGYHIFAWSFLFSGINIFTSSFFTALSNGLLSAIISFLRTFLFVTVCILFLPNIFGINGIWLAIPIAEGLTAILAITLLYIGNKQYHYLQYSR, encoded by the coding sequence ATGCAAAACGAATTAGCAAAAGATTTTAACTTATCCTCCCTTTTGCGTTTTACCCTGCCAACCATCACTATGCTGGTATTTGTGGCAACTTATACTATTGTAGATGGTATCTTTGTTTCCCGCTACGTGGGCACAGAAGCTTTATCTGCCACAAATATTGTGTTTCCTCTGATTAATATATTAATGGGTGTGGGCATTATGCTTGGTACAGGAGGCAGTGCGGTCATTGGTCGTACGTTAGGTGAAGGACGAATAGACGATGCACGAAGCAACTTTACATTAATTGTTACCTTTAGCGCTATATTGGGGCTGATTCTTTCCAGTATAGCTTTTATCTTTATCAGCCCTTTATGCCGCTTTTTAGGGGCAGATGATGTCCTTTTGCCTTATTGTATAGACTACGGCAAAATTCTTATGTCTCTATATTTTGTTGCCGTGATTCAAGTGTTGTTTCAAACCTTATTTGTAACAGCAGGAAAACCACATCTGGGTTTATGGCTGAATGTTACGTCAGGGCTTTCAAATATCTTTTTTGACTATCTGTTTATAGTGGTGTTTGATTGGGGCATAGCCGGTGCCGCTTGGGGTACTGCCACAAGCTTTCTTATTGGGGGATTATTCCCTCTTTGGTACTTCGCCAAACCTAGAGCTATTCTATATTTTGTGAAACCAAAGTGGGATGGAAAAACCATTCTTTCCAGTGTTCTAAACGGTTCCTCAGAAATGGTGACCTCTGGAGCAATGGCAGTTACTACTTTTCTGTTTAACTTAACAATGATGAAAACTTTGGGGCAGGATGGCGTTGCCGCAATCACAATTATTTTGTATGCCCAATTTTTATTTTCAGCAGCATATATGGGTTTTTCCAACGGAGCTGCGCCAATATTTAGCTATATTTATGGAAATCGAAATATACTAAGAATGAAAAAGATGTTTAAATTATGCATTCAAATTATATTGATGTCGTCGGTTTTAATCTCTGTTTTTTCATTTTTTATGGCAACCCCAACGATTTCAATTTTTACGCCCAAAAATACTGATACCTATAAAATTGCACTCCACGGGTATCATATTTTCGCTTGGAGCTTTCTGTTTTCGGGAATTAATATTTTTACTTCGTCTTTTTTTACGGCGTTATCCAATGGATTGCTGTCTGCTATCATTTCATTTTTAAGAACATTCCTTTTTGTTACAGTTTGCATCCTGTTCTTGCCTAATATATTTGGCATCAACGGAATTTGGCTGGCCATCCCCATTGCTGAGGGCTTGACGGCTATTTTGGCAATTACTCTGCTGTATATTGGTAATAAGCAATATCATTATTTGCAGTATAGCAGATAG
- the rsgA gene encoding ribosome small subunit-dependent GTPase A has translation MNLLENYGISQRFIQEATLYPEYSLGRVIAQYKGMYRIASAEGERFAEISGKFSYEVETLSQYPAVGDFVMVTIGNTDSPAIIHKVLTRKSVFQRAALGLINQAQVIAANIDIVFICMSLNQNYNLSRLERYLSIGWDSGAKPVILLTKSDLYENISQIMAEIETVALGCDVIVTSSFDATTIEKMSPFLKKGITASFIGSSGVGKSTLINLLAGKQLLATAEIDEYDKGRHTTTGREMFLLPNGAIVIDTPGMRELGIANADMEKTFSDIEELAKHCKFRDCSHNNEPGCAVQKAILEGQLESRRLQNYFKLKRETDYEGLSSKEIEEKKLNEMFREVGGMKKAKHHIKSLKKSGHR, from the coding sequence TTGAATTTATTAGAAAATTATGGTATTTCTCAGCGGTTTATACAAGAAGCCACCCTTTATCCGGAATATTCTTTAGGGAGGGTTATTGCTCAGTATAAGGGCATGTATCGCATCGCCAGCGCTGAAGGTGAGCGTTTCGCCGAAATTTCAGGGAAGTTTTCCTATGAAGTGGAAACTCTATCCCAATATCCTGCAGTGGGTGATTTCGTTATGGTGACTATCGGCAATACCGACAGCCCCGCCATTATCCACAAGGTTTTAACAAGAAAAAGTGTATTTCAACGTGCCGCTTTGGGGCTTATCAATCAAGCCCAAGTAATCGCTGCAAATATAGACATCGTTTTTATTTGCATGTCTCTCAACCAAAATTATAATTTAAGTCGTCTAGAACGGTATTTGTCCATCGGTTGGGACAGCGGGGCTAAACCCGTAATTCTACTCACCAAGAGTGATTTGTATGAAAATATCTCACAAATCATGGCGGAAATCGAAACAGTTGCTTTGGGTTGTGACGTAATCGTAACCTCATCCTTTGATGCTACGACTATAGAAAAAATGTCTCCCTTTCTAAAAAAGGGCATTACCGCATCTTTTATCGGTTCCTCAGGGGTTGGTAAATCAACACTGATCAACCTTTTGGCAGGAAAGCAGCTTCTTGCTACTGCAGAAATTGATGAATATGATAAAGGACGACATACCACCACAGGACGAGAAATGTTTTTATTACCCAATGGAGCCATTGTCATTGATACCCCAGGGATGCGGGAATTGGGTATCGCCAATGCAGATATGGAAAAAACCTTTTCAGATATTGAGGAGCTGGCAAAGCACTGCAAATTCAGAGATTGTTCTCACAACAATGAACCCGGATGCGCTGTGCAAAAAGCAATTTTAGAGGGTCAGTTGGAGAGCCGAAGATTACAGAACTATTTTAAATTAAAGCGAGAAACAGATTATGAAGGTCTTTCTTCAAAAGAAATTGAAGAAAAGAAGCTGAATGAAATGTTCCGTGAAGTTGGCGGTATGAAAAAAGCCAAACATCACATCAAAAGCTTAAAGAAAAGTGGACATCGTTAA
- a CDS encoding M23 family metallopeptidase, giving the protein MNWEKKQEGWINPAEGMVTSSYGVRENPVLNKMELHNGIDIGVGIGTEVAAVRSGVVTEIRTSTTFGHVLEYETKDGYKVMYAHLSEILVKKGDKVKQGQIVAKSGNSGLSTGPHLHYSLWKNGKLIDPMDYVDLKYTQEVAAEYAARGASI; this is encoded by the coding sequence GTGAATTGGGAGAAAAAACAAGAGGGATGGATTAACCCTGCAGAGGGGATGGTAACCTCCTCTTATGGGGTAAGGGAAAATCCTGTTCTGAATAAAATGGAGTTACACAACGGGATTGATATTGGGGTGGGAATCGGAACGGAAGTAGCCGCTGTACGTAGCGGGGTGGTTACAGAAATTCGCACCTCTACTACTTTTGGTCATGTGTTGGAATATGAAACAAAGGACGGTTACAAGGTGATGTATGCCCATCTTTCTGAGATTTTGGTAAAGAAAGGGGACAAAGTGAAGCAGGGGCAAATTGTTGCGAAATCCGGAAATTCAGGGTTATCCACAGGCCCTCATTTGCATTACAGCCTTTGGAAGAATGGAAAGCTCATAGATCCTATGGATTATGTTGATTTAAAATATACACAGGAAGTTGCGGCGGAATATGCTGCAAGGGGGGCGAGTATATGA
- a CDS encoding FMN-binding protein translates to MGGTKFVVVKLKELIKTVVFAVLGVIILVGLIWFFLSLGNNDSGTYRDGVYHTQVALGNENAMVSVTVDDGKIADVALSEVSESTMVFYPLLQSAADEVCKEVVKTQSLTIQVSEKNAYSAQAILEAVAKSLDEAKK, encoded by the coding sequence GTGGGCGGCACGAAATTTGTGGTAGTAAAGTTAAAGGAGCTCATCAAAACGGTAGTATTTGCTGTGTTGGGCGTCATTATTTTGGTTGGACTGATTTGGTTTTTCTTAAGCTTGGGAAATAATGATTCTGGTACATATCGGGATGGGGTATACCATACCCAGGTAGCCTTGGGCAATGAGAATGCAATGGTTTCTGTAACGGTTGATGATGGAAAGATTGCAGACGTTGCGTTATCTGAGGTTTCTGAAAGCACAATGGTATTCTATCCTCTTTTGCAATCGGCGGCGGATGAGGTTTGCAAAGAGGTTGTCAAGACCCAATCCTTGACCATTCAAGTTTCTGAGAAAAACGCATATTCGGCACAGGCAATTTTAGAGGCGGTAGCAAAAAGTTTGGATGAGGCAAAGAAATAA
- a CDS encoding Rne/Rng family ribonuclease, with translation MKRVLLDIEEGITRVALVEDGKLVELYYETKEEESLVGNVYVGRVDNVIPNLQACFVEIGSDKKGYLYYGSKRAVSDQEKNPSRPKVGDTLIVQVEKDAAGSKGAVLTQTISYPGKFVVLVQEEGDIGISRKITDNGERNRIREGVRAVLPKGFGAVVRTNGEGKTEEDFQKELQSLLEKAKVVENAQFRMAPSLLLQQSLPVEKAVRDFYSEKIDEFVVNDQQTYEYLLKTGDFNGEKQPRLLLYQEKLPLFEEYFVESQSQKALDEKVWLKNGGFLVIQETEACVVIDVNSGKSAGKGDLEKTIQKTNMEAAQEVAKQLRLRNLSGIIIVDFIDMTSQENRNIVTKALETAAKNDRIKTVVVGMTELGLMQITRKKTRPSLSKQMTTKCRQCDGTGRMPSIDWTVTKMRREVESILANTIYNQVTVRADGRLLQAFCGQENVYLDKLSKRFQKNVRCESSKDMGFSLYEIIKEKQR, from the coding sequence ATGAAACGGGTTTTACTAGATATTGAAGAGGGTATCACTAGGGTTGCCTTAGTAGAGGATGGCAAACTGGTGGAATTATACTATGAAACAAAGGAAGAAGAAAGCTTGGTTGGTAATGTGTATGTTGGACGAGTTGATAACGTAATTCCCAATTTACAGGCATGTTTTGTGGAAATAGGCAGCGATAAAAAAGGCTACCTTTATTACGGAAGCAAGCGTGCTGTTTCTGACCAAGAAAAAAATCCATCTAGACCCAAGGTGGGGGATACTTTGATTGTTCAGGTGGAAAAGGATGCCGCAGGTTCCAAAGGAGCGGTTTTGACCCAAACAATTTCCTATCCTGGAAAGTTTGTTGTATTGGTGCAAGAGGAAGGGGATATCGGTATTTCCCGAAAGATTACAGATAATGGGGAGCGAAATCGTATCAGAGAGGGGGTTAGAGCCGTTTTGCCAAAGGGTTTTGGCGCAGTGGTTCGAACCAACGGGGAAGGGAAAACAGAGGAAGACTTTCAAAAGGAGCTTCAGTCTCTCTTGGAGAAGGCAAAAGTTGTTGAAAACGCTCAGTTTAGAATGGCACCCTCTTTGCTCCTTCAACAAAGCTTGCCTGTGGAAAAGGCCGTTCGTGATTTCTATAGTGAGAAAATTGATGAATTTGTTGTGAATGATCAACAGACCTATGAATATTTATTGAAAACAGGAGATTTTAATGGAGAGAAACAACCAAGGTTGTTATTATATCAGGAGAAATTGCCCCTTTTTGAGGAGTATTTTGTGGAAAGCCAAAGTCAAAAAGCTCTGGATGAAAAGGTCTGGCTGAAAAACGGTGGATTTTTGGTAATTCAAGAGACCGAGGCATGTGTGGTAATTGACGTAAACTCTGGAAAATCTGCAGGTAAAGGGGATCTGGAAAAAACGATTCAAAAAACCAATATGGAAGCGGCCCAAGAAGTGGCTAAGCAGTTGCGCCTTCGGAACCTTTCGGGTATAATCATTGTTGACTTTATTGATATGACCAGTCAAGAAAATAGGAACATCGTCACAAAGGCATTGGAGACTGCTGCGAAAAATGACCGTATAAAGACTGTTGTTGTGGGCATGACAGAATTGGGGCTGATGCAAATTACAAGAAAGAAAACAAGACCCAGTTTATCTAAGCAAATGACTACAAAATGCCGACAATGTGATGGGACAGGCAGAATGCCTTCTATTGATTGGACGGTAACCAAGATGCGCCGAGAAGTTGAGAGTATTTTGGCAAACACAATATACAATCAGGTGACAGTTCGTGCAGATGGCAGGCTGCTGCAAGCTTTTTGCGGGCAGGAGAATGTTTATTTGGACAAGCTTTCCAAACGTTTTCAAAAAAACGTGCGCTGTGAAAGCTCTAAGGATATGGGTTTCTCTTTATATGAAATAATAAAAGAAAAACAAAGATAA
- the rny gene encoding ribonuclease Y, protein MGPISVICAVIGILVGAICGVFYRKRIAEAKVGVAEERAKKIVEDAAKEAEGRKKEILLEAKEDSIRTKNELEKEVRDRRNELQRNERRLFQKEETLDKKTEALERKDEQMSKKLEELEKQKEETKALHAKQLQELERISGLTTEEAKNYILAMVENDVKHEATLMIKEIEGKAKLEADRRSREIVANAIQRCAVDHVAETTVSVVQLPNDEMKGRIIGREGRNIRALETLTGIDLIIDDTPEAVILSGFDPIRREIARLALEKLIVDGRVHPSRIEEMVEKARKEVEVIVRDEGEAATFETGVNGLHPELVRLLGKLKYRTSYGQNVLKHSIEVAHLAGLMAAELGVDTTLAKRAGLLHDIGKSVDHEMEGSHVSIGVGLLKRYKENQLIINAVEAHHGDVEPQSIVAVLVQAADAISAARPGARRETLESYIKRLQKLEEIADNFKGVEKSFAIQAGRELRIVIIPEDVNDEGMTLLAREIAKKIEEELEYPGQIKVNLIRETRAIEYAK, encoded by the coding sequence ATAGGGCCGATAAGTGTAATCTGTGCTGTGATTGGCATACTAGTAGGCGCCATCTGTGGTGTCTTTTATCGTAAACGTATTGCGGAAGCAAAGGTCGGTGTGGCTGAAGAGAGAGCCAAGAAGATTGTAGAGGATGCGGCAAAAGAAGCAGAAGGGCGTAAAAAAGAAATTTTACTGGAAGCCAAGGAAGACAGTATCAGAACAAAAAACGAGTTAGAAAAGGAAGTTCGTGACAGAAGAAACGAGCTTCAGAGAAATGAAAGAAGATTGTTCCAGAAGGAAGAGACACTGGACAAAAAGACAGAAGCTTTGGAAAGAAAAGATGAGCAGATGTCAAAAAAGCTGGAAGAGCTTGAAAAACAAAAAGAAGAGACAAAAGCACTTCATGCAAAACAATTGCAAGAATTGGAGCGCATCTCCGGTTTAACTACCGAGGAAGCTAAGAATTATATTCTTGCTATGGTAGAAAATGATGTAAAACATGAAGCAACATTGATGATTAAAGAGATTGAGGGCAAGGCAAAGCTGGAGGCAGACAGACGCTCCAGAGAGATTGTTGCCAACGCAATTCAAAGATGTGCGGTTGACCACGTGGCAGAGACAACGGTTTCTGTTGTTCAGCTTCCAAATGATGAGATGAAGGGACGTATTATCGGTCGTGAAGGCAGAAATATCCGTGCATTGGAAACTTTGACGGGTATTGACTTAATTATTGACGATACGCCGGAGGCGGTTATTCTTTCCGGTTTCGATCCTATCCGTAGAGAAATTGCAAGACTTGCTTTGGAAAAACTCATTGTAGACGGGCGTGTTCATCCATCCCGTATTGAGGAAATGGTGGAAAAGGCTAGAAAAGAAGTAGAGGTTATCGTACGTGATGAAGGTGAAGCCGCTACGTTTGAAACCGGTGTAAACGGTTTGCACCCAGAGCTTGTTAGACTATTGGGCAAATTGAAGTATAGAACCAGTTACGGTCAGAATGTTTTAAAGCATTCCATTGAGGTTGCCCATTTGGCGGGACTCATGGCTGCGGAGCTGGGTGTTGATACAACATTGGCAAAAAGAGCAGGTTTACTTCATGATATCGGTAAAAGTGTTGATCATGAGATGGAAGGTTCCCATGTTAGCATCGGTGTAGGGCTGTTGAAGCGCTACAAGGAAAATCAGCTGATTATCAATGCTGTTGAGGCACACCACGGTGATGTGGAGCCCCAGAGTATTGTGGCTGTTTTGGTACAGGCAGCAGATGCTATTTCTGCGGCTAGACCTGGTGCAAGGCGTGAAACTTTGGAATCTTATATTAAAAGATTACAGAAGTTGGAAGAAATTGCTGACAACTTCAAAGGTGTTGAAAAATCCTTTGCAATTCAAGCGGGCCGTGAATTGCGAATTGTGATAATACCCGAGGATGTAAATGACGAGGGAATGACGCTTCTTGCAAGAGAAATTGCCAAGAAGATCGAGGAAGAACTGGAATATCCCGGACAGATTAAGGTTAATCTGATTCGAGAAACCAGAGCAATTGAATACGCAAAATAA
- a CDS encoding DUF523 domain-containing protein: MNILVSACLVGQNCKYNGQNNYNQNVMDYIQCHTVIPICPELLGGLGCPRDSVEQVDGIFMTKNGKDVTKEFQKGVAVSMERIHEKEIALAILQSRSPTCGVNQIYDGTFQGKLIKGHGLFAKTLKEAGIPVKDCEDIHP, from the coding sequence ATGAATATCTTGGTTAGTGCTTGCCTAGTAGGGCAAAATTGTAAATACAACGGTCAAAATAACTATAATCAAAATGTTATGGATTATATACAGTGTCATACTGTGATACCCATCTGTCCCGAGTTGCTTGGGGGGCTAGGCTGTCCAAGGGACAGCGTGGAGCAAGTTGATGGTATTTTTATGACCAAAAATGGGAAAGACGTGACCAAAGAATTTCAAAAAGGTGTGGCTGTTTCTATGGAACGAATACATGAAAAAGAAATAGCTTTAGCAATTTTGCAGTCCAGAAGCCCAACCTGCGGTGTAAATCAAATTTACGATGGAACTTTTCAAGGTAAGTTAATAAAAGGCCACGGCCTTTTCGCAAAAACCTTGAAGGAAGCAGGCATACCTGTAAAGGATTGCGAGGATATTCATCCGTGA